A single Pseudomonas sp. MM223 DNA region contains:
- the artJ_1 gene encoding ABC transporter arginine-binding protein 1 (*Name artJ_1), whose protein sequence is MHTYKKFLLAAAATLVMSANAMAAEKLRMGIEAAYPPFNNKDASGNVVGFDKDIGDALCAKMKVECSVVTSDWDGIIPALNAKKFDFLVSSLSITDERKQAVDFTEPYYSNKLQFIAPKNVDFKTDKESLKGKSIGTQRATLAGTYLEDNFKGVDVKLYDTQENAYLDLVSGRIDGILADKYVQYEWLKSKDGSNFEFKGEPVMDSDKIGIAVRKGDTKLRDDLNKALAEIKADGTYKKINDKYFPFSIE, encoded by the coding sequence ATGCACACTTACAAGAAGTTTCTCCTGGCAGCTGCTGCCACGCTGGTGATGTCGGCAAACGCCATGGCCGCAGAAAAACTGCGCATGGGTATCGAAGCCGCCTACCCACCGTTCAACAACAAGGATGCCAGCGGTAACGTGGTTGGTTTCGACAAAGACATCGGCGACGCCCTGTGCGCCAAGATGAAAGTCGAATGCTCGGTCGTTACCTCCGACTGGGACGGCATCATCCCGGCCCTGAACGCCAAGAAGTTCGACTTCCTGGTGTCTTCGCTGTCGATCACCGACGAGCGCAAGCAGGCCGTGGACTTCACCGAGCCGTACTACTCCAACAAGCTGCAGTTCATTGCGCCGAAAAACGTCGATTTCAAGACTGATAAAGAGTCGCTGAAAGGCAAGTCCATCGGCACCCAGCGCGCCACCCTGGCCGGCACCTACCTTGAAGACAACTTCAAGGGCGTGGACGTCAAGCTGTACGACACCCAGGAAAACGCCTACCTCGACCTGGTGTCCGGTCGTATCGACGGCATCCTGGCCGACAAGTACGTGCAGTACGAGTGGCTGAAGAGCAAAGACGGCTCGAACTTCGAGTTCAAGGGCGAGCCGGTGATGGACAGTGACAAGATCGGCATTGCCGTGCGCAAAGGTGACACCAAGCTGCGCGACGACCTGAACAAAGCCCTGGCAGAAATCAAAGCCGACGGCACGTACAAGAAGATCAACGACAAGTACTTCCCGTTCAGCATCGAATGA
- the artQ_1 gene encoding Arginine ABC transporter permease protein ArtQ (*Name artQ_1), with amino-acid sequence MNIDLHGFGPAMMAGTLMTVKLALCALLLGLVLGLLGALAKTSPLKPLQWLGGFYSTLVRGVPELLWVLLIYFGTVELMNSLGEALNMPGLELSAFAAGVIALGLCFGAYATEVFRGAILAIPKGHREAGLALGLSKGRILSRIILPQMWRIALPGLGNLFMILMKDTALVSVIGLEEIMRHSQIGVTVTKEPFTFYMVAACIYLGLTVLAMTGMYFMEKRAARGFARAE; translated from the coding sequence ATGAATATCGACCTGCACGGATTCGGTCCGGCCATGATGGCCGGCACCCTGATGACCGTAAAACTGGCGCTTTGCGCCTTGCTGCTGGGGCTGGTGCTGGGCCTGCTCGGCGCCCTGGCCAAAACCTCCCCGCTCAAGCCGCTGCAATGGCTTGGCGGCTTTTACTCGACCCTGGTTCGCGGTGTGCCCGAACTGCTGTGGGTGCTGCTTATCTATTTCGGCACCGTCGAACTGATGAACAGCCTCGGCGAAGCCTTGAACATGCCGGGCCTGGAGCTTAGCGCCTTCGCTGCGGGTGTAATTGCCCTGGGCCTGTGCTTTGGCGCCTACGCCACCGAAGTGTTCCGTGGCGCCATCCTGGCAATCCCCAAGGGCCACCGTGAAGCTGGCCTGGCGCTGGGCCTTTCCAAGGGCCGCATCCTGTCGCGGATCATTTTGCCGCAGATGTGGCGCATCGCCCTGCCCGGCCTGGGCAACCTGTTCATGATCCTGATGAAGGACACCGCCCTGGTGTCGGTGATCGGCCTGGAAGAAATCATGCGTCACTCGCAAATTGGCGTGACCGTGACCAAGGAGCCGTTCACCTTTTACATGGTCGCGGCCTGCATCTACTTGGGCCTGACCGTGCTTGCCATGACCGGCATGTACTTCATGGAAAAACGCGCCGCTCGCGGCTTTGCGAGGGCTGAATAA
- the occP gene encoding Octopine permease ATP-binding protein P (*Name occP) has protein sequence MAQATPALEIRNLHKRYGEQEILKGISLTARDGDVISILGSSGSGKSTLLRCINLLENPHQGEILVAGEALKLKAAKNGDLIAADNRQINRLRSEIGFVFQNFNLWPHMSILDNIIEAPRRVLGQSKAEAIEAAEALLNKVGIYDKRHSYPAQLSGGQQQRAAIARTLAMKPKVILFDEPTSALDPEMVQEVLNVIRALAEEGRTMLLVTHEMSFARHVSSEVVFLHQGLVEEQGSPQQVFENPTSARCKQFMSSHR, from the coding sequence ATGGCTCAGGCCACGCCCGCGCTGGAAATCCGCAACTTGCACAAACGCTACGGCGAGCAGGAAATTCTCAAGGGCATTTCGCTGACCGCACGCGACGGTGACGTGATCTCCATCCTGGGGTCGTCCGGCTCCGGCAAGTCCACCCTGCTGCGCTGCATCAACCTGCTCGAAAACCCGCACCAGGGCGAAATCCTGGTGGCCGGTGAAGCGCTCAAGCTCAAGGCCGCCAAAAACGGCGACCTGATCGCCGCAGACAACCGCCAGATCAACCGCCTGCGCAGCGAAATCGGCTTTGTCTTCCAGAACTTCAACCTGTGGCCGCACATGTCGATCCTCGACAACATCATCGAGGCGCCACGCCGCGTGCTCGGCCAAAGCAAGGCCGAGGCCATCGAAGCCGCCGAAGCGCTGCTGAACAAGGTTGGCATCTACGACAAACGCCACAGCTACCCCGCCCAGCTTTCCGGTGGCCAGCAACAGCGAGCCGCCATTGCCCGTACCCTGGCCATGAAGCCTAAAGTCATCCTGTTCGACGAGCCCACTTCGGCCCTCGACCCGGAAATGGTCCAGGAAGTGCTAAACGTTATCCGCGCATTGGCCGAAGAAGGCCGTACCATGCTGTTGGTAACGCACGAGATGAGCTTTGCCCGCCATGTGTCCAGTGAAGTCGTCTTCCTGCACCAGGGCCTGGTAGAAGAGCAGGGATCGCCGCAGCAGGTCTTCGAAAACCCGACCTCGGCGCGTTGCAAGCAATTCATGTCAAGCCACCGCTAA